In Arthrobacter sp. StoSoilB5, one genomic interval encodes:
- a CDS encoding fumarylacetoacetate hydrolase family protein gives MTFSLSTVRVYGTPTPVIRLSDGRLYRLADLAPEVLAPNPGGGLMTVFAHWETAEPLLMAAVDALPSSAVEPLPGPAEPEDWLTPLQYPNKVICTGANYYDHVINDGGHTGFTKEDNIPVFFLKPPTTTLVGQGRSVRYPTQTEKFDYELELAFVIGKRGRHISVDRAREYIAGYTIALDLSARDWQRHPRHLVKFDLFGGKVFDDSCPLGPGIVPARFIDDSNLQLQFWLNGELRQNANTSDLIWPVPELVSRISEHVTLEPGDVVLTGTPAGVGLSTGTWMHVGDELKGQISGLGSISVQIIPADTVRPR, from the coding sequence ATGACGTTCTCCCTGTCCACTGTGAGGGTCTACGGAACACCCACCCCCGTGATCCGGCTCTCTGACGGCCGCCTGTACCGGCTCGCCGACCTCGCCCCCGAAGTTCTGGCCCCTAACCCGGGAGGCGGGCTGATGACAGTCTTCGCCCACTGGGAGACCGCGGAGCCTCTGCTGATGGCCGCCGTCGACGCCCTCCCCAGCAGTGCCGTCGAGCCGCTCCCAGGACCGGCCGAGCCGGAGGACTGGCTCACTCCGCTCCAGTACCCGAACAAAGTCATCTGCACCGGCGCCAACTACTACGACCACGTCATCAACGACGGCGGTCACACGGGCTTTACGAAAGAGGACAACATCCCGGTCTTCTTCCTCAAACCGCCCACCACCACGCTCGTTGGTCAAGGCCGGTCCGTCCGCTACCCTACTCAGACCGAAAAGTTCGACTACGAGCTTGAGCTGGCATTCGTCATCGGTAAGCGTGGTAGGCACATATCTGTGGACCGTGCACGTGAGTACATCGCCGGCTACACGATCGCATTGGACCTATCGGCGCGCGACTGGCAGCGCCATCCCCGGCACCTCGTCAAGTTCGACCTCTTCGGCGGCAAAGTCTTCGACGACAGCTGCCCTCTCGGGCCGGGCATTGTGCCCGCCCGATTCATCGACGACAGCAACCTGCAGCTGCAGTTTTGGCTCAATGGGGAACTCCGGCAGAACGCCAACACCTCCGACCTGATCTGGCCGGTGCCCGAGCTGGTCTCCCGGATCAGCGAGCACGTCACCCTCGAACCAGGCGACGTAGTGCTCACCGGCACCCCCGCTGGGGTCGGGCTCAGCACCGGCACCTGGATGCACGTCGGTGACGAGCTTAAGGGGCAAATAAGCGGCCTCGGATCAATCAGCGTACAGATCATCCCCGCCGACACCGTTCGGCCGCGCTAA
- a CDS encoding aminoglycoside phosphotransferase family protein, with the protein MNGTEHQTRVREFLRRQGLMEPEEEAQLTPLTGGVSSDLWQVALPGRTLCVKGALARLKVEHEWLAPLSRNRVEYEWLQFAGTVAPKNVPQVLAYDEQDGLFAMEFLPPQEYPVWKDQLLAGQVRPAAAYEVGDLVGRLHAASTKDLSIPRLFATDDNFDALRIEPYFRVTAWANPDLGDRIDELAAVTAGTHLAVVHGDVSPKNILLGPNGPVLLDAECGWFGDPAFDVAFCLNHLLLKAIILPEQAAQLHLSAHLLMEGYARHISWEPATKLMSRVAALLPLLALARVDGASPVEYLTPLQRGRVRDQARFQLSRPASDIEQLVNDWILTARTAVVDRTQIKERTP; encoded by the coding sequence GTGAACGGCACCGAACACCAAACCCGTGTGCGGGAGTTCCTACGCCGCCAGGGGCTGATGGAACCGGAAGAAGAGGCTCAACTGACGCCTTTGACCGGTGGCGTCAGCTCTGACCTGTGGCAGGTGGCGCTTCCCGGCCGGACGCTGTGTGTGAAGGGAGCGTTGGCCCGGCTAAAGGTGGAGCATGAGTGGCTCGCGCCGCTCTCCCGCAACAGGGTGGAGTACGAGTGGCTGCAATTTGCCGGCACCGTCGCGCCCAAGAACGTCCCTCAGGTGCTCGCCTACGACGAACAGGACGGACTGTTCGCCATGGAATTCCTGCCACCGCAGGAGTACCCCGTGTGGAAGGACCAACTCCTTGCCGGTCAGGTCAGACCGGCTGCCGCATATGAAGTGGGCGACCTCGTGGGCCGGTTGCACGCAGCGAGCACGAAAGACCTGTCGATTCCACGCTTGTTCGCAACCGACGATAACTTTGATGCGTTGAGGATCGAACCGTACTTCCGGGTTACCGCCTGGGCGAACCCCGACCTCGGCGACCGGATCGACGAGCTCGCCGCAGTGACTGCCGGCACTCATCTCGCAGTAGTGCACGGGGACGTTAGCCCCAAGAACATTCTTCTCGGCCCCAACGGCCCTGTGCTGCTCGACGCGGAGTGTGGTTGGTTCGGGGACCCTGCGTTCGATGTCGCATTCTGTCTGAACCACCTGCTGCTCAAGGCGATCATCCTGCCCGAACAAGCGGCGCAGTTGCACCTGTCTGCCCACCTGCTGATGGAAGGGTACGCCCGGCACATCAGCTGGGAGCCGGCGACGAAGCTGATGAGCCGTGTCGCGGCACTCCTGCCGCTGCTCGCCTTGGCCCGCGTCGACGGCGCCTCCCCGGTGGAGTACCTGACTCCCCTGCAACGCGGCCGCGTGCGGGACCAGGCCCGGTTCCAGCTGTCCCGGCCTGCCTCCGACATCGAGCAGCTCGTCAATGACTGGATCCTGACGGCCCGTACAGCAGTCGTCGACAGGACACAGATTAAGGAGCGCACCCCATGA